Proteins encoded in a region of the Candidatus Obscuribacter sp. genome:
- a CDS encoding long-chain fatty acid--CoA ligase — protein MVLESLHSDRIAERNIAAVFFARARGMGDHPAVKYKDKKEPYKTLTWTEYSKLTQQIALGLMTLGLKAGEKAAIFSSTTHFWVASDLATMANGAVSVPIYPTSSASDIEYIINNSQSRVVFVQNETLLKRLLVVKDKINLHKIVMFYLPEGVRTSEELAAKHDVPASLITDVDTLCKLGGSLDAAHLKILEDRMKVTPVDGMATIIYTSGTTGVPKGVPLTHANIIAVLEDIKPVLPLDENDVYLSYLPLSHVFERICGEFYWIAKGGTCAFAESIETMARNMVEAEPSMILVVPRVLDRIYAKVKAGIEGADDRKRRLIEWSIKIGQEMVERQAEKKAVGPLLLLKFAIAEKFALSKLREKIGPNLRLVVSGGAPATRETLSFFNAIGISALEGYGLTETSAPSNVNRVDCVRMGTVGPTLASLEQRIAEDGEILVKGPSIFKGYYNNPEATAEAFEGEWFKTGDIGHFDEHGYLKITDRKKDLIVNSAGKNIAPQKIEAMLRTVPFVTQAVVFGDKQKHLVALLTLDEQAVIDFAREKNFEFDAYFDLSRSEDIHGLLRREIAQRSKNLADYEQIKRFAVLTSDLSVEAGELTATLKIKRPVVARNYKDLIDSLYANEITLAR, from the coding sequence ATGGTTCTGGAAAGCTTGCATTCCGACCGTATTGCTGAGCGCAATATCGCGGCTGTGTTTTTTGCGCGTGCTCGCGGCATGGGTGACCATCCTGCAGTCAAATACAAAGACAAAAAAGAGCCCTACAAAACGCTCACCTGGACTGAGTACAGCAAACTCACTCAACAAATCGCACTGGGACTAATGACACTTGGTCTCAAAGCAGGCGAAAAAGCTGCCATATTTTCTTCCACCACTCACTTCTGGGTCGCTAGCGATCTGGCTACTATGGCTAATGGTGCTGTTTCGGTACCGATCTATCCGACATCGTCAGCCAGTGATATCGAATACATCATCAACAACTCTCAATCCCGCGTAGTGTTTGTCCAAAACGAAACACTATTGAAGCGATTGCTTGTCGTCAAAGACAAAATCAATCTGCACAAGATTGTTATGTTTTACCTGCCCGAAGGCGTCAGAACCAGCGAAGAACTAGCAGCCAAACACGACGTACCGGCAAGTCTGATTACCGATGTGGATACACTGTGCAAACTGGGCGGCAGTCTCGATGCGGCTCACCTCAAAATCCTGGAAGACCGGATGAAGGTCACTCCAGTGGACGGCATGGCCACAATCATTTATACATCTGGTACCACTGGCGTGCCCAAGGGTGTACCACTGACCCATGCCAATATTATCGCCGTACTTGAAGACATCAAGCCGGTTTTGCCCTTAGACGAAAACGACGTCTATCTCTCTTATCTACCTCTCTCCCATGTCTTTGAGCGCATCTGCGGCGAGTTTTACTGGATCGCTAAAGGCGGCACTTGTGCTTTTGCCGAGAGCATCGAGACAATGGCACGCAACATGGTCGAAGCTGAACCAAGCATGATCCTTGTAGTACCGCGCGTGCTCGATCGCATCTATGCCAAAGTCAAAGCCGGTATCGAAGGCGCTGACGATCGCAAGCGCAGGCTAATTGAATGGTCAATTAAAATCGGTCAGGAAATGGTGGAAAGACAAGCCGAGAAAAAAGCAGTCGGACCCTTGCTCTTGCTCAAATTTGCCATCGCCGAAAAATTTGCCCTCTCTAAATTGAGAGAAAAAATTGGACCGAATCTGAGACTGGTAGTGTCTGGTGGCGCTCCTGCCACAAGAGAGACACTGAGCTTTTTTAACGCCATAGGTATTAGCGCTCTGGAAGGCTACGGTCTGACAGAGACATCCGCCCCATCCAACGTCAACCGTGTTGACTGTGTGCGTATGGGCACTGTGGGACCGACCCTGGCTAGCTTAGAGCAGCGTATTGCCGAGGATGGCGAGATCCTGGTCAAAGGTCCATCTATATTTAAGGGCTACTACAATAACCCCGAAGCAACAGCCGAAGCATTTGAAGGCGAATGGTTTAAAACCGGTGATATCGGTCATTTTGACGAACATGGTTATCTCAAAATTACCGATCGCAAAAAAGATTTGATCGTCAACTCTGCTGGCAAAAATATTGCTCCTCAAAAAATCGAAGCGATGCTGCGCACCGTGCCATTTGTCACTCAGGCAGTGGTTTTTGGCGATAAGCAAAAACATCTGGTAGCACTTTTGACCCTGGACGAGCAAGCAGTAATTGACTTTGCTAGAGAGAAAAACTTTGAGTTTGACGCGTATTTTGATCTCAGTCGCTCCGAGGATATCCACGGGCTATTGCGCCGAGAAATAGCACAACGATCCAAAAATCTAGCTGACTATGAGCAAATCAAACGCTTTGCCGTGCTCACTTCAGACCTCTCTGTCGAAGCCGGTGAACTCACCGCTACCCTAAAAATCAAACGTCCAGTGGTGGCTCGCAATTACAAAGACTTGATTGATTCGCTCTATGCCAACGAGATAACTCTCGCCAGATAG
- the rsfS gene encoding ribosome silencing factor → MGTNKETDAASGAHLRTSTTSVMDARQAAFMAANACESKKANSVVVLDVAKVTFLAEYFVFAGAESAAQVKAIVDEVDGRLSKAGYKVKSIEGKTEARWVLLDFGNVIVHVLQEKERSFYKIEQFWNHGLIVDRQEWVEE, encoded by the coding sequence GTGGGAACAAATAAAGAGACAGATGCCGCTAGCGGTGCGCACTTGAGAACATCTACAACTTCTGTAATGGATGCCAGGCAAGCTGCTTTTATGGCTGCCAATGCCTGTGAAAGTAAAAAAGCCAATTCTGTCGTGGTTCTGGATGTTGCTAAGGTGACATTTTTAGCTGAGTATTTTGTCTTTGCCGGAGCCGAATCAGCTGCTCAGGTCAAAGCAATTGTTGATGAGGTCGATGGTCGGCTCTCAAAAGCTGGTTACAAAGTAAAATCTATAGAAGGCAAAACCGAAGCCAGATGGGTTTTATTGGATTTTGGCAATGTCATCGTGCATGTTTTGCAAGAAAAAGAACGTAGCTTCTACAAAATTGAGCAATTTTGGAACCACGGACTGATTGTTGACAGGCAAGAGTGGGTAGAAGAATAA
- a CDS encoding HU family DNA-binding protein, giving the protein MNKAELAAEIAARTNTTKKSVEEMLAAFTDVVTEVVAKGERVTLVGFGTFLRRDRQARETNNPQKPGEKIKVPAKRVPAFQPGKEFKDTVDHK; this is encoded by the coding sequence GTGAATAAAGCAGAATTGGCTGCCGAAATCGCTGCTCGTACCAACACTACCAAAAAGTCCGTCGAAGAAATGCTTGCCGCTTTTACCGATGTGGTTACAGAAGTTGTAGCCAAAGGTGAACGCGTCACTCTCGTTGGCTTCGGCACCTTCTTGCGTCGTGACAGACAAGCACGCGAAACCAACAACCCACAAAAACCCGGTGAGAAGATCAAAGTACCCGCTAAGCGCGTACCTGCCTTCCAACCTGGCAAAGAGTTCAAAGATACAGTCGACCACAAGTAA
- a CDS encoding electron transfer flavoprotein subunit alpha/FixB family protein codes for MVIAEHILGELQPVTLELLGAGRILADKMERNLKCLVMGYNLGDIPQKLVEYGADEVYVADHVELEKYRTLPYRRVVCDFLESLPEPPHTCLLGSTTTGRDLAPRIAAHFDTGLTADCTELDIGPYEHKSKVDPTKIGLYPNCLYAIRPSFGESLKARILGPWKNPQMATTRPGVMIPLKPDAHRKGKIESIAVNLKQEDYRLIVAETIREISKGVKLTEADVIVAGGYGLGSADGFDLLKDLASKFENSAIGASRKVVDLGWVPYQNQVGQTGKTVRPKLYIACGISGAIQHRVGMSKSGTIIAINKDPDSAIFKFANHGIVGDIYQIIPEMIKQIEAVQSGRGVKEVVGSH; via the coding sequence ATGGTCATAGCCGAGCATATACTCGGTGAACTCCAACCAGTGACACTGGAGCTTTTGGGAGCCGGGCGCATCCTCGCTGACAAGATGGAGCGCAATCTCAAATGTCTGGTCATGGGATATAACCTTGGTGATATCCCACAAAAACTGGTTGAGTACGGCGCTGACGAAGTCTATGTCGCCGATCACGTAGAGCTAGAAAAATACCGCACACTGCCGTATCGCCGCGTGGTCTGTGACTTCTTGGAGTCATTGCCGGAGCCACCACACACCTGTCTTTTGGGCAGTACCACCACCGGTCGCGACCTGGCACCACGCATTGCAGCCCATTTTGATACCGGGCTTACAGCTGACTGCACCGAGCTGGATATCGGACCATACGAGCATAAAAGTAAAGTAGATCCGACCAAAATCGGTCTATATCCAAACTGTCTTTATGCCATCCGCCCCAGCTTTGGCGAAAGTCTCAAAGCGCGCATCCTCGGTCCCTGGAAAAATCCTCAGATGGCTACAACCAGACCGGGCGTTATGATTCCGCTCAAGCCAGATGCTCATCGCAAAGGCAAAATTGAGAGCATTGCAGTCAATCTTAAACAAGAAGACTATCGCTTGATTGTGGCTGAGACCATAAGAGAAATCAGCAAAGGCGTTAAGCTTACAGAAGCTGATGTGATTGTGGCTGGTGGCTATGGTCTAGGCTCCGCTGATGGTTTTGATTTGCTCAAAGATCTTGCCAGCAAATTTGAAAACTCAGCTATCGGTGCCTCACGTAAAGTAGTTGACTTGGGCTGGGTCCCTTATCAAAACCAAGTCGGTCAAACAGGCAAGACTGTCAGACCTAAGCTCTACATTGCCTGTGGTATTTCTGGTGCTATTCAACACCGTGTTGGTATGTCAAAATCTGGCACTATTATTGCCATCAACAAAGACCCTGATTCGGCTATTTTTAAATTTGCCAATCATGGTATCGTCGGTGATATCTATCAGATCATCCCCGAGATGATCAAACAAATTGAAGCTGTTCAGTCAGGTCGCGGGGTAAAGGAAGTTGTCGGATCGCATTGA
- a CDS encoding trypsin-like peptidase domain-containing protein: MPPFNTGELYRQAQSQSARVIGEKGHGTGVAIAKTDDTCYIATAGHNIEPGRQGGGPVRGAEFNNGKTYPASLAIRDKPNESAIIAVRTGADTNQVCNPATFAQNPAARAPGMIAGFPMGVNRLHASPGDTTGTGTYRQLNGHNHPDPMRGENVNRPLLAINAQVHHGNSGGPAYNDRGEVRGLVSGAHSTRPRSEAHITPISRSQMQEYLNKLGLVR; this comes from the coding sequence ATGCCTCCTTTTAATACCGGTGAACTCTACAGACAGGCGCAAAGTCAATCAGCCCGGGTAATCGGCGAAAAAGGACATGGTACTGGAGTGGCGATAGCAAAGACAGACGACACTTGTTATATCGCCACAGCTGGTCACAATATCGAACCTGGTCGGCAAGGCGGTGGACCAGTTAGAGGGGCCGAATTTAATAACGGCAAAACCTATCCAGCCTCCTTAGCGATACGGGACAAACCCAATGAAAGTGCCATCATCGCTGTGCGCACAGGTGCAGATACAAATCAGGTCTGTAACCCCGCTACCTTTGCCCAAAATCCCGCGGCAAGAGCACCTGGCATGATTGCTGGTTTTCCTATGGGTGTGAACAGACTGCATGCCTCTCCCGGTGATACCACTGGTACTGGCACCTACCGCCAGCTAAATGGTCATAATCATCCTGATCCAATGAGAGGCGAAAACGTCAATCGCCCGCTATTAGCCATCAATGCTCAGGTACATCACGGTAACTCTGGCGGTCCCGCCTATAACGATAGGGGAGAAGTCAGAGGATTGGTATCAGGGGCCCATTCGACACGCCCCAGAAGCGAAGCCCATATCACACCGATATCACGCAGCCAGATGCAAGAATATCTGAATAAACTTGGGCTGGTCCGCTAG
- a CDS encoding tetratricopeptide repeat protein has translation MSQSGGEKNTEMAAQADSDWSAQNSQGSPDKGLRKTIAVFCILLLICLLIGYIVFAPKETPLDKAVSMIKANRAASAVPLLEDLYKQNPAEVAVYPWLAQGYLATDRVAEGRTALDTAFRVQCRDESLASVVDNYSVYYQNRGHFEEAERLYQSALASVEADKLAASRARMYFKWAEADRASANLDGAITHLNAARKYAGYLEEPMKSQVPHLLADCYRQLAALAESRQDIPKAIELLEMSIKVADEPMTRITLAGLYNNQKDSAKAIENYQVVAHLDGNNLEVRHRLVELYLEKKDIEKAQLALTELVDKERSFENYELLASLNLKLQNYAGAVRALEEACALRPRPQLLKQLIATLNKWSLELAAQNKTQEAMSVKGHAERAAEQLEALLKEEKKDVKPEVARPDKWNPGNPPVSIVKSHNWLVKGSLTPEGEIKIKNITGEPVADLSLTAVFYDNTKKRSNGTVVLPVASAGSAPFAADAERTLYFSCPNIVKEDHQLAVIILWKGKFLKEFPVSKQH, from the coding sequence ATGAGTCAGTCCGGTGGCGAAAAAAATACAGAAATGGCTGCCCAGGCTGATAGCGATTGGTCGGCTCAGAATAGCCAAGGCTCTCCAGATAAGGGCCTTCGCAAGACAATTGCTGTTTTTTGCATTTTGTTGTTAATTTGCTTGCTAATTGGTTACATTGTCTTTGCCCCTAAAGAGACACCGCTGGATAAGGCGGTTTCGATGATCAAAGCTAACCGAGCAGCATCTGCGGTACCTCTACTGGAGGACCTCTATAAGCAAAATCCGGCCGAGGTTGCTGTCTATCCCTGGCTTGCTCAGGGCTATCTAGCTACTGACCGCGTGGCAGAGGGACGCACGGCCCTGGATACAGCCTTCAGGGTGCAGTGTCGGGACGAATCACTGGCATCAGTTGTTGATAACTACTCGGTTTACTATCAAAATCGTGGTCATTTTGAAGAAGCCGAAAGGCTTTACCAGTCAGCACTGGCTTCGGTGGAAGCGGATAAGCTAGCGGCTAGCCGGGCGCGCATGTATTTTAAGTGGGCCGAAGCTGACCGGGCCAGTGCCAATCTCGATGGGGCAATCACCCATCTTAATGCTGCTCGTAAATATGCTGGCTATCTTGAGGAGCCCATGAAATCTCAGGTGCCGCATTTACTTGCTGATTGCTACAGACAGTTAGCTGCTTTAGCCGAGTCGCGCCAAGACATCCCTAAAGCAATCGAGCTACTGGAGATGAGTATCAAAGTTGCCGATGAACCTATGACAAGAATTACTCTGGCTGGGCTTTACAACAACCAGAAAGACTCTGCTAAAGCAATTGAAAATTATCAAGTAGTTGCTCACCTGGATGGCAACAATCTGGAAGTGCGTCATAGGCTCGTTGAGCTCTATCTAGAAAAGAAAGACATTGAAAAGGCACAGTTGGCTCTGACAGAGCTGGTCGATAAAGAGCGCAGTTTTGAAAACTATGAACTACTGGCCAGTCTCAATCTCAAGCTGCAAAACTATGCTGGTGCTGTACGCGCTCTGGAAGAAGCCTGCGCCTTGAGACCGCGTCCCCAGCTTTTGAAGCAGCTCATAGCAACACTCAACAAGTGGAGTCTTGAGCTTGCTGCTCAAAATAAGACGCAGGAAGCAATGTCGGTCAAAGGACACGCTGAAAGAGCTGCCGAACAATTGGAAGCCTTGCTCAAAGAAGAAAAGAAAGATGTAAAGCCGGAAGTAGCAAGACCAGACAAATGGAATCCGGGTAATCCTCCTGTATCGATTGTCAAAAGCCATAACTGGCTTGTAAAAGGTAGCCTTACTCCAGAAGGCGAAATCAAAATCAAAAACATCACTGGTGAGCCTGTCGCCGACCTTTCTTTGACCGCGGTGTTTTATGACAACACCAAAAAACGCAGCAATGGCACGGTGGTTTTGCCTGTTGCGTCAGCCGGCTCGGCCCCTTTTGCCGCTGATGCCGAACGCACTCTTTATTTTTCCTGTCCAAATATAGTTAAAGAGGATCATCAATTGGCGGTTATCATCTTATGGAAGGGCAAATTCCTCAAGGAATTCCCTGTATCCAAACAACACTGA
- a CDS encoding 4Fe-4S dicluster domain-containing protein, with the protein MSDRIEYDLLLVGGSPSSLALALRFIELAKESGKEFTIAILEKGKEFGSHVMSGAVSNPHIIEKMFPDYKESGFPIEATCTDSFFTVLGVNKKWDVPAKMYPKSLDKTGYVVLTLSNVVAWMARRLQEKAKDVPNVTIDLFNGFAAHKVVFEDGRVAGVAVSEDAKSEEDYVYGKFTCFGDKGFISRDVVDHYKLRDNPQLWSVGVKEVWSVNEDYAGKVWHTLGYPLLDGTFGGGFVYGMKDKKLTIGMVISLDSKDPNMNPQQKLQDYKKHPFIQEMIKGGKLLKYGAALLPEGGYYSLPKKFYVPGAILMGDALGVLDVKSLAGIDRAMECGYIAAKVLHDALAKGDTTEAALAPYQQQLEDSFVIKESYKNRYFRWAFMSNPKLLGQYLPDIAKSIDKSNAWVGMLKVGFKNPFGAPADGVTSLSLIEGMRDIGPITYGADRTHIVPNFAAPKYDEPQGFDKATIYSRPDAVFFASTKYHEGNLHIDEFNADTCVKCISTYEGLGKTTPCVADCTAEVHRIDVIDDLRKHGMSLENCVHCRTCEIVCPEINLRVNAASQGSGPDFAGL; encoded by the coding sequence TTGTCGGATCGCATTGAGTATGATCTTCTCCTGGTTGGTGGTAGTCCCTCCAGCCTGGCATTAGCTCTTCGTTTTATCGAATTAGCTAAAGAGAGTGGCAAGGAATTTACCATTGCCATTTTAGAAAAAGGCAAAGAGTTCGGCTCTCATGTGATGAGCGGAGCTGTTTCTAATCCCCATATCATCGAAAAGATGTTTCCTGACTATAAAGAGTCTGGATTTCCCATCGAAGCCACCTGTACTGATTCGTTTTTTACAGTATTGGGCGTCAACAAAAAATGGGACGTCCCTGCCAAGATGTATCCCAAGTCACTGGATAAAACTGGCTATGTAGTTCTCACTCTTTCTAACGTAGTAGCCTGGATGGCGCGTCGTCTGCAAGAAAAAGCCAAAGACGTGCCAAACGTCACCATCGACCTCTTTAACGGCTTTGCCGCTCATAAAGTAGTATTTGAAGACGGACGTGTAGCTGGTGTAGCGGTATCCGAAGATGCTAAGTCAGAAGAAGACTATGTCTACGGTAAATTTACCTGCTTTGGCGACAAAGGCTTTATCTCCAGAGACGTAGTTGATCACTACAAACTACGCGACAACCCGCAACTCTGGTCAGTAGGTGTCAAAGAAGTCTGGTCAGTCAACGAAGACTATGCTGGCAAGGTCTGGCATACTCTGGGCTACCCCCTACTCGATGGCACCTTTGGTGGTGGCTTTGTCTATGGCATGAAAGACAAAAAGCTGACGATCGGTATGGTTATCAGCCTCGACAGCAAAGACCCCAACATGAATCCTCAGCAAAAGCTGCAGGACTACAAAAAGCATCCCTTTATCCAGGAGATGATCAAAGGCGGCAAACTGCTCAAATACGGTGCTGCTCTCCTACCAGAAGGCGGCTATTACAGCTTGCCTAAAAAATTCTACGTACCAGGCGCCATCCTCATGGGCGACGCTCTTGGCGTACTTGATGTGAAGAGTCTGGCTGGCATCGACCGCGCTATGGAATGTGGTTACATTGCAGCCAAAGTGCTACACGATGCGCTAGCTAAAGGTGACACTACTGAAGCAGCTCTTGCTCCTTATCAGCAGCAGCTGGAAGACAGCTTTGTCATCAAAGAATCCTACAAAAACCGTTATTTCCGCTGGGCATTTATGAGCAACCCCAAACTGCTCGGACAGTATCTGCCTGATATCGCCAAGAGTATCGACAAGAGCAATGCCTGGGTGGGTATGCTCAAGGTTGGCTTCAAAAATCCCTTTGGCGCCCCTGCCGATGGTGTCACCTCGCTATCGTTGATTGAGGGTATGCGCGACATAGGACCAATCACCTATGGCGCTGACCGCACCCATATCGTCCCCAACTTTGCCGCACCCAAGTATGATGAGCCCCAGGGCTTTGACAAGGCGACAATTTATTCCAGACCAGATGCTGTATTTTTTGCCTCAACCAAATACCACGAAGGCAATTTGCACATCGACGAATTTAACGCCGATACTTGCGTCAAGTGCATCTCTACCTATGAAGGTCTGGGCAAAACCACTCCTTGCGTAGCTGACTGTACTGCCGAAGTGCACCGCATAGATGTTATCGATGACCTGCGCAAGCACGGCATGTCACTCGAAAACTGTGTCCACTGCCGTACCTGCGAAATCGTCTGCCCTGAGATAAACCTGAGAGTTAATGCCGCTTCGCAAGGCAGCGGTCCTGACTTTGCTGGACTCTAA
- a CDS encoding electron transfer flavoprotein subunit beta/FixA family protein translates to MSGSLNIFVLVKQVPDQGSKAGINPDGTIDRAKAKRMLNPFDRYALQAALHAKKCYGGRVTAITMGPPPAVEILLECLEHGVDEAFLLSDRRLAASDTLATAYALYKTVQHIGKPDLIFCGLQTTDGDTAQVGPQLAERMGFPQITYCEDFSMQDGKVHGRRIIEGGYQKVVCDTPVLFTVANSYHPLEYKSFRGAWRVRKLARNEEEMRKFIHTIDLDIVGADSERAGLKGSPTIVAWTEKVGEIGGSCKMHEGQSVETLVDQVIKESQLGQFLVA, encoded by the coding sequence ATGTCGGGCAGTCTAAATATTTTCGTCTTAGTCAAGCAGGTCCCTGATCAGGGGTCAAAGGCTGGCATCAACCCAGACGGCACAATCGATAGAGCAAAAGCCAAGCGCATGCTCAACCCATTTGACCGTTATGCTCTGCAGGCAGCTCTCCATGCAAAAAAATGCTACGGCGGTAGAGTTACTGCTATAACCATGGGTCCACCTCCAGCCGTTGAAATCTTGCTTGAATGTCTTGAGCATGGTGTAGACGAGGCGTTTTTGCTTTCGGACCGCCGGCTAGCTGCCTCAGACACACTGGCTACAGCCTATGCACTTTACAAAACAGTGCAGCATATCGGTAAACCTGACTTGATCTTTTGCGGTCTGCAAACCACCGATGGTGACACTGCCCAGGTTGGTCCGCAGCTGGCAGAACGCATGGGCTTCCCCCAAATCACCTACTGCGAAGACTTCAGTATGCAGGACGGCAAAGTACATGGCCGTCGCATTATCGAAGGCGGTTACCAAAAGGTGGTTTGCGATACACCGGTATTGTTTACCGTGGCCAATAGTTATCACCCACTCGAGTACAAATCATTCAGAGGTGCATGGCGAGTACGCAAGCTTGCCCGCAACGAAGAAGAGATGCGTAAGTTTATCCACACAATCGATCTCGACATCGTAGGTGCGGACTCCGAACGTGCCGGACTCAAAGGAAGTCCAACAATAGTTGCGTGGACCGAAAAGGTCGGCGAAATCGGCGGCAGCTGCAAGATGCACGAAGGTCAATCTGTAGAGACCCTGGTTGATCAAGTGATCAAAGAAAGTCAGCTGGGACAGTTTTTGGTAGCGTAA
- a CDS encoding alpha/beta fold hydrolase, with translation MPTDINLTPTASIIEIVPQSQGQTLEKSQTISARTWGMASECRAAVLLVHGLGAHSGWYEAFGRRLKVKRFFALAYDQVGFGNRRNQPFMFKQQWLDDIKCAYQHLQDTVGDKPIFVMGNSMGALLALRATADIKPAGLVMFAPGFDGHPETFRLSYRARAIYKALFDPDCELSLPYTSDDITSDQNVRNWLNNDPQMRFMLPARMLLELLKLTQDVKSTNKKLDCPVMMFTSGKERIINNTVADVIFERLQAPKKQKHCFQEAFHDLMFDPALDELVEMVSAWMLEITQERHSALKQL, from the coding sequence ATGCCAACAGATATTAACCTGACGCCAACGGCCTCAATTATTGAGATCGTCCCACAATCTCAAGGTCAGACTCTAGAGAAGAGTCAGACCATATCGGCTCGCACCTGGGGCATGGCCTCAGAATGTCGCGCTGCCGTTTTGCTTGTCCATGGACTGGGCGCCCATAGCGGCTGGTACGAAGCCTTTGGTCGTCGCCTCAAAGTTAAACGATTTTTTGCTCTGGCTTATGATCAAGTCGGCTTTGGCAACCGCCGCAATCAGCCTTTTATGTTTAAGCAGCAGTGGCTAGACGATATCAAGTGTGCCTATCAGCATTTACAGGACACAGTGGGCGACAAGCCTATTTTTGTCATGGGCAACTCCATGGGTGCGCTGCTTGCCTTGCGCGCTACTGCTGATATAAAGCCGGCTGGTCTTGTGATGTTTGCGCCAGGCTTTGACGGACATCCTGAGACTTTTCGCTTGAGTTACCGCGCCCGAGCCATTTACAAAGCACTGTTTGATCCAGACTGTGAGCTCAGTTTGCCCTACACCTCAGACGACATCACCTCAGATCAAAACGTCCGCAACTGGCTCAACAACGACCCGCAGATGCGTTTTATGCTGCCAGCCCGGATGCTTTTAGAACTGCTTAAACTGACTCAAGATGTCAAATCCACTAACAAAAAACTGGATTGCCCAGTGATGATGTTTACCTCTGGCAAAGAGCGCATCATCAATAACACAGTGGCAGACGTAATCTTCGAGAGACTACAAGCCCCTAAAAAGCAAAAACACTGCTTCCAGGAGGCCTTTCACGATTTGATGTTTGATCCAGCCCTCGATGAGCTTGTCGAAATGGTCTCGGCCTGGATGCTCGAAATTACTCAAGAAAGGCACTCTGCTTTGAAGCAGCTATAG